In Nocardia sp. NBC_01327, the genomic stretch TTCCGTCGGCCCGCGGGCGGTGTACGACGAGGCCAAACGTTATGCCGAGGCGTTGACCACCGCGTTCGGCGACAGCCGAGGCGTGGACACCGGCATCGTCCGGATCTTCAATACCTACGGCCCGCGGCTGCGCCCGGAAGACGGGCGGGTGGTGTCGAACTTCATCGCCCAAGCACTCGAGGGACGCCCGCTCACCGTCTACGGTGACGGCAATCAGACGCGCAGCCTCTGTTATGTCGACGACCTCGTGCGAGGTCTGATCGCGATGATCGATGCCCGCGGCGAGCGCGGCCCCATCAATCTGGGCAATCCGGTCGAAATGTCGGTCCGGGCCATCGCGGACCTGGTGCTGCGGCTGACCGGATCGCCTTCAGGGCTCGAGTGGCGGCCACTGCCGATCGACGACCCGGTGCGGCGCCGGCCCGATATCACCCGTGCCGCCGAACGACTCGGCTGGCAGCCGGCCACCGCGGTGGTGACCGGCATCGAACGCACCATCACCTGGCAACGCGACAATCATCCGACTGCTCGGGTCCACCCATCATCCGCCGTGCCGCTGGCGAGCTGATCGGACCACCATGACGAACTCACTCACCCTGGAGCCCGCGGCGGAGGCCGTCGAATCCTATGTGCGGCGGATCTCCGGCGGCGCCGTCCGAACCATCGAACCGTCGGGACCCGTTTTCGCCCAGCCGATTCCGCAGCGGCGGCGCACCCGCGCGCGTACCTTCGCACCCGCCCTCGGGATCCGCGCGCGGCTTGCCGTGGTCGTGGGCACGCTCGCCTGGGCAATCGTCATTGCGCTGTTCTGGGTGTGGTGGATGCAGCCACAGCACCGGCTCGGACTCGTCGGATTCGTGGTGACCACCCTGCTGGTGGCCTACGTGACACTGCTGCCGATCTACTTCCTCATCACCGTCAATCGGCTGCGCCGCGTGTGGACCGGCCGGGCCGTACCGCCACTGCGGGTCGCGATGGTCGTCACCAAAGCCCCGTCCGAACCCTGGCCCATGGTGCGGAAGACGTTGCAGGCCATGCTCTCCCAGCGCTACCCCCATCGTTTCGACATCTGGCTGGCCGATGAGGATCCGCAGCCCGAAGTGCTGGAATGGACACGGCGGCACGGGATCCGGGTGTCGACCCGCCGTGGGGTCGAGGAGTACCAGCGCACGATATGGCCTCGACGCAGGCGCTGCAAGGAAGGCAATCTGGCGTGGTTCTATGACAATTGGGGCTATCGCGACTACGACGTCGTGAGCCAGCTCGATGCCGACCATGTCCCCGATTCCGGCTACCTCGCCGCGATGGTGCGCCCCTTCGCTGATCCCGCGATCGGGTATGTCGCAGCTCCCAGCATCTGCGATTCGAACGTTCGCACCTCCTGGGCGGTGCGCGGGCGGCTCTTTCACGAAGCCACGTTCCACGGTCCGCATCAGCTCGGACACAACGGCGGGCTTTCCCCGGTCGGCATCGGTTCGCACTACGCCGTGCGCACCGCGGCGGTACGGAGCATCGGCGGACTCGGACCCGAACTGGCGGAAGACTTCTCGACCAGTTACCTCTTGACGATCGCAGGCTGGTCCAGTGCGTTCGCGATCGATGCCGAGGCGCACGGCGAGGGGCCGGCCACCTTCGCCGCGATGTTGACCCAGGAGTTCCAGTGGTCCCGTAGTTTGAGCACGGAACTGCTCGAACTCATGCCCCGCACGCTGCGTCTGCTGCCGTGGGGATTGCGGCTGCGGTTCGGCTTCGCCCTGCTGTACTACCCACTGTCGGTCCTCACCGCAGCGGCCGGTGTCCTGATGCCCGCGGTCGCGGCGGTGACCGGGAATTCGTGGGTCAGCATCAATTACGGCGTATTCATCGGATTCGTTGTGGCACAAGGGGTGTGCCTGATGAGCATCGTCGCGGTGGTTCGGCGAGCCCGGTTACTTCGGCCGGTGAACGCCCCGCTGCTCAGCTGGGAGCAGGCCCTCTACATCTTCGCCAAATGGCCGTTCAATGCCTGGGGCGTCCTCGCTGCGGTGGCGCAGCGCTTCAGCCCGCGCCCCCTCGACTTCAAGGTCACCCCGAAAGACGTTGCGGTGCAAGCGATGCCGGTACGCCTGGCAGCCCCGTACCTACTGTTCGCGAGTCTGCTGGCCCTGTCCGCCGACATCGGCATGCGGACCGGCGGACCGGTCGGCTACATCGGACTGTGCGCACTCGGTGCATTGACCTACCTCACCGTCGCCGCGTCGGTAGTGAGCCTGCATGCCCGTGAGGCCGCCCGGCTCACCGGCGCCACCCACACCGGTTCCGCCCTGGTCTGGCGGCCCCTGCTCGCGGTCGCGCTCGCGGTACCGCTGGTCTCGTTCACCGTCGGCGCTTTTCCCGTCTTCGCCTTGAAGGAGTTCTCCGCATGAAACCCGGCACTGTTCTCGTCACCGGAGGTGGCGGATTCATCGGCAGTCATACCGTCGTCGCGCTGCAGGAACGCGGGCATCAGGTGGTCGTGGTCGACGACCATTCCACCAGTTCACCGCTCGCACTGGACCGGGTCGCTGCGATCAGTGGTGTTGCGCCGCTGCTGTATTCACTCGACCTCAACGATCGAGCGGCACTGGACCGGGTGTTCGAGGCACACCCGATCGACGCGGTCATCCACTTCGCCGCCCGCAAGGCCGTCGGCGAATCGACCGAGATTCCGCTGGAGTACTTCGACGTCAACCTCGGGGGAACCACCAGCCTGCTGCGGACGATGGACGTACACGGAGTAGACCGGCTGGTGTTCTCCTCCTCGTGTTCGATCTACGGAGACGGCGCGCCGGATGGCACTCCTCTGACCGAAACCACGCCGGCTCGCCCGACCAACCCGTACGCGTGGAGCAAGTGGGTGTGCGAGCAGATGATCGAGCAGGGCTGCACATTCCATCCGGCGTTGCGGGCGATCAGCCTGCGCTACTTCAACCCCATCGGCGCGCACCCGAGCGGTTTGCTCGGCGAGGATCCGCTCGGTGAACCACGCAACGTGATGCCGCACCTGATGCAGGTAGCGACGGGCCGTCGCCCCGAGCTCATCGTGTACGGACAGGACTACCCCACACCCGACGGCACGGCGATCCGCGACTACATCCATGTCTCGGACGTCGCCGCCGGGCACCTCGCGGCACTCGGCCATATCGACGACGCACCGGGGCATCGAGTGGTGAATCTCGGTACCGGACAGGGCACTTCAGTGCTGGCACTGCGCGCAGCGGTCGCCCGGGCCACCGGCCATCCGATTTCCTACAGCGTGCGCGACCGTCGCACGGGGGATGTGGCCGCGCTGATCGCCGACGCGGACAAGGCCCATCGCGAATGGGGCTGGCACGCCCACCACGACCTGGCCGACATGTGCCGCGATGCCTGGAAATTCACCCGCACGAACCCGCACGGCTACGTGCGCTGACCGCCATCTGAGGAAAAGACCATGACCAAGCTGACTGTTCTGGGAACCGGATATCTGGGCGCGACGCATGCGGCGTGCATGGCCGAACTCGGTCACGAGGTACTCGGCGTCGATATCGACGAAGGCAAGATCGCCAAGCTGCAGGAAGGGCAGGTACCGTTCTTCGAGCCCGAACTCGAAGAGGTGCTGCAACGCAATATCAAGGCCGGGCGACTGCGCTTCTCCACTTCGTATCGGGAGGCAGCCGAATGGGGCGCCGCGCACTTCCTGTGCGTCGGCACCCCGCAGAAGCGCGGCGAGTACGCCGCCGACCTGCGCTATGTGGAATCGGTCATCGACGAATTGGCGCCGCACATCACCGAACCCGCTGTCATCTACGGCAAGTCCACGGTTCCGGTCGGCACCGCGGCCCGGCTCGGGGAGCGGGCGCGCGCACTGTCTCCGGCGGGTGAGCGGCTCGAGGTGGCCTGGAATCCGGAGTTCCTGCGCGAGGGCTTCGCGGTCGGGGACACCTTGCATCCGGACCGGCTCGTGGTCGGCATCGACCCGCAGCGGCCCGGCCGAGCCGAGGAACTGATCCGGGAGATCTACGCCACGGCCATCGCCGCGCAGACTCCTTTCCTCGTCACCGATCTGGCCACCGCCGAATTGGTGAAGGTGGCGGCCAATGCCTTTCTCGCCACCAAGATCTCGTTCATCAACGCCATGGCCGAACTGTGCGAGGCCGCCGATGCCGATGTGACCGTCCTGGCCGACGCCATCGGGCACGACGCGCGCATCGGCCGCCGATTCCTCAACGCCGGCTTGGGATTCGGCGGTGGCTGCCTGCCCAAGGACATCCGAGCCTTCATGGCCCGCGCGGGCGAATTGCAGGCGCACCAGGCACTGACCTTCCTGCGCGAGGTCGACAACGTCAATATGCGCCGGCGGACACGCATGGTCGAGCTGACCCGGGAGACATTCGACGGTTCACTGATCGGCACCCGGCTGGCGGTGCTCGGTGCGGCGTTCAAACCCGATTCCGACGATGTGCGCGACTCCCCCGCACTCAATGTCGCCGGTCAGCTGCAGTTACAGGGCGCCAATGTCACCGTGTACGACCCCCAGGCCATGGACAACGCCCGCGCACTGTTCCCGACGCTCGAGTACGCTACGAGCCTGACCGAGGCGTGCGCTGGCGCCGATGCGGTGCTGGTACTCACCGAATGGCAGCAGTTCCGTGAGCTGGACCCCGCGGCTCTCGCCGATCTGGTCCGCAGCACGCGGATGCTGGACGGGCGAAACTGCCTGGACGCCCAGCGCTGGACCGCGGCCGGCTGGACCTATCGTGGTCTCGGTCGTTATTGACAGCGCGTTCCGCGGTCGGCTGCAGGTCAGTGTTGCCCGGTAGCCGAGTGCCAGTCCGCCGTCGTGGCGTACCGATTTCCGGCCCAGCCGACGGCCGGGGACGGCGAATGATAGGTGTTGGCGCGCAATGTGATTCCCTCGACGGTGAAGTTCTCGGCCTCGACGAGATCGGCATCGTCGTACGCGGTGAACACGTTGTCGTACACCACGACTCCGCCCAGCGTCCCCGCGATGCGCACCACCGGAGGAGTTTTCGCCGCGGATCTACCCACGGTCACCGCATTGCCGTACACCTGGGCATCGAATACCCCCGTGGTCGAGGCCGGACCGGACAGACCACCCATGATCGTGACGCCGCCGTAGAAGTCCCCGCGCCGCCCGTCATCGACCGAGCTGTTGAAACGCACCACATTGCCGGTATTGGCACGGTTGGCGGCATTGCTGAACAGGAGATAACCGGGCCCGTCGTTGGCGTACGAAAGATTGTGCTGGAGAACGCAATGCGAGGTGTTCTGATCCAGGTCGAATCCCCCGCCGTCCGCGCCGCCGGTGCGATTGTGATGAGAGATATTGCGCTCGATGACAACTCCGGTCGAATCGTAGGTCCAGATGCCGTACGGACCCTCCGATGCCACGGACTGCGCGCCGTTCTCGTACGCCACCGACCCGACCACGCGGCCATCGGATACGCTGCCGAGCACGATGCCGTTGCCGGTGTTCACCTGCGCCGCAGGGTCTCCGAGGTTGCGGTATGCGACCACCTCCGACACCGTGATGTCGGTATTGACGTACACGGGGGCGCCCGCGTCGAACGCGGGCCCATAGGTCGTCACCCCGGACTCACGGTTGTCCCTGGCAACCACCCGGCGCACCTGCACGCCGTGGAAACCGGAGTCCGATCGTGTGGCCCCGATCGACACCCCGTTACGGAAACCGCTGACCTCCAGGTCCTCGAACACGACTCCCGAGGGGCGGGTCCCCGGTCGATCGGTGTAGACCGTGACCCCGTCGGCCGCGCCGCCACCGGTGCCGACGATCGTGAGATCGCCGACCCTGACGCCGCCGGTGTCCTGAACCAGCACTCCGGGACCTGCACCGGCGGCGACCACCGCGCGCCCGGTTCCGTAGGACCCGATCCACACCGGACGACGGGCGTCACCCGCGTCGCTCGCGCCCAGCCGCAGCGTGCCCTCGAACGTGTCGCCGCCCTCGAGCAGTACTCGCACGCCCGGTTCGAGAGATTGCCGAGCGAGCCGCTCGAGCGTCCGCCATGCGGTGCCCGGCGTGCGGCCGTCCGCACCGTCATCTCCGGAGTTACTGAGATAGAAATCGTGCCGCCCATCGACGGCCTCCACCCGGTCGATCCCCGTCAACGCCACAGCAGTCAGCACAACAGCGATCAGGATCAATAGGGACCGCGACTCGATCACGCGTCCATCACCGAAAAGTAACATTTCGGCGGATGCTACACCGTAGCCCGCACGTCATTGCAGACTTTCATCCCTACCCCTACCCAGGCTATTGGCTAGATTGCCAATAGCTGATAATGTGCTCTTATTGGTAGCTCGACCAATAAGGAGCCTGATGCCGAAAGCGAATTCGCCTCCGGAGCCGAGCGAACCCCGCAGGCGACGCCTACCGCCGGCGCAGCGACGCGCCGAAATCGTGGACACCGCCGGTCGATTGATCGCATCCACCGGGGTCCGCAACCTCACCCTCCGCAGCGTGGCCGACGAACTCGGTGTCGCCACCGGACTCATCAGCCACTACTTCGTGTCGATCGACGATCTGGTCACCGAAGGTTTCGCCCATGCGGGCACGGGTTCCCTCGACGCATGGGACGCCTACGCCCGGGTCGCACAGGCCCCCGTCGACCAACTCCGCCGGCTGCTCGACTACAGGCGACACCGCGAGGAATTCCCGGTTCCGCTGTTGTGGGTCGATGGATGGCAAGCCGCCTACAGCGAACCGCACATGCGCAAGGAGGTGGTACGGCAGATGGACCATGCCCGAGCCATCATCAGTCGGATCATCAGCGATGGCGTCGATGCCGGTCAGTTCTCGACCACCGATGTGCGAGGCTCGGCCACTCGGATTCTCGCGACCGCCCACGCCGTCACGATCCAAGCCGTCATGCAGACCGACGAACAATTCCTGCTCGTGGCCGATTTCGTCCTGGCAACCGCCGAACGAGAACTCGGCCTGTCACCGCACACGCTCGAGACAGACCACTGAAAGAAATACACACCTGCCGGAGCACCGAACGGCACAGCCGAGGGTAAATATCGAGATGATCCAAATTTTCATTGTCGACGATAACAACGTCGCCCTAGCCGGTCTCAAGTCGTTCCTGAGAAACAACCGGTCACTGATCGTCACCGGGGAAGCTCGCGATATGACAGGCGCCCTGAAAGCAATAGATCCGAAGTCGGTAGATATCGCCATCGTAGGACTCGACCTCCCCGATGGAAGCGGAATAGAGCTATGCCGCCGACTGCAGGTGGAATTCCCGGGTATCAAGTGTGTGATATTCAGCGCCCCCGCCGACGCCGAAACATTGACGCGGGCAGCCCTGGCCGGCGCTTTCGGATATCTCACGAGCAACCTTCCCGGCGAGACGATCCTCCAGGCAATGCACATGGTCTCAGCAGGGCGACTCGCCTTCGACCAGCGCCTGATCGAGATTCTCATCAGGCATGTTCGCCAATCAGCTGCGATCGAGAGCGCTCTTCGCGAGCTGACCTTCCGCGAATTGGAACTCTTCAACTCAGTGAGTGACGGCCATTCCAGCCAGCAGATCGCCGAGCGCATCGGCATTGCAGAGAAGACTGTCAGGAACAATCTCACGAAACTCTACGCCAAGCTCGGCGTGGAAAACAGGAACGAGCTGGTCGCACTATCGGCAAAATTACGAGAAGGCTTGATACAGCCGCAATTATGCAACAACCCAAGAGGCACCCGATCCGCCGCTTGATGCTTGAACCGCACGGTCTATCGACACTCGCGGCTCGGGTTCGCCCGAGCCGCAACAGGCATTCGCGACCTGTCGCGTCGGGTGGCCGCGCCGTCCACCGACGCCTGCGACGTCCTGCGGCCGACGAGGTCGGGACGGTCATCAAGTGTACGTAAGATTGCCAACCAACAGGCATCTGAAGCGCTCGAATGGCATCGCAATCTAGGACATAGATGGCCTAATTATGCTGTTACACAACACAATAAGACGATCATCGATCACATCTTCAGGACCTCGTGGGATCCATGATGTGAATGCCTATTAGTTCCGCTTAGCGTCAGGACGTGGTTCAATCGTGGCATGACCAGTTCTGCTGGGCCGTCACTGTGGACGGCATCACGGGTAAGCCGACGGATCCTGACCCTGTCATCGATGGCGAGTTGGCTGCCGCCGCTGATTCCGGGCAATCGGGCCGGCGCGTACGCCGGACGCGGACTGCTCAATGCCGTGACCGTGATCGGATATCAACGCCCCCGCAGGTCGCTGGTGCGCCGCGTCGACGAACCGGGCGCGGTTCGCGGGGAATGGGTCAGCGGTCCGGCCCGTCCGGGACAGCGGGTGCTCTACTACCTGCACGGCAGCGGCTATATCGGATGCTCGCCTGCCACCCACCGCGGCCTTGTCGCGCAATTGACCTCCCGTACCGGCAGACCCGCCTTCGTGGTCCGGTACCGCCGAGGTCCCGAACATCGGTTCCCGGCAGCCCACCAGGACGCGGTCGCCGGTTTCCTCTGGCTCCTGGACTAGGGCTTCGATCCGTCCGACATCGTCGTGGCCGGAGACTCCGCCGGAGGACATCTGGCGGTGGCACTGTGCGGTGAGCTGCGGCGGCGCGGCATCGGGCAACCCGCAGGCCTCGTACTGATGTCCCCGCTGATCGATCCCACGTACGACGTTGCCGCCGAATACGAGTCGGTATCGCGCGACCCGTTCATCGGAGTCGGCATCGCGCGCCGGCTGACCGGCCTCTACACCGTCGGCGCCGACACCACCGACCCCCGATTGGACGTTCGCCGCGACGTCGGCGCGGATCTGCCGCCGATGCTGATCCAGGCCGGCGGCCGCGAAATCCTGCGCGCCGACGCCGAACAGTACGCAGCCGCCCTCCGGATCGCCGGCGGCACTTGCGATTTGCAGATCTGGTCCGGGCAAATGCATGTCTTCCAACTCTTCTACCGCATCCTGCCGGAAGCGCGAGAAGCCCTCGACCAAATCCAGCAGTTCATCACCGACCTGGACGCCTCGACTTCCCGCCCGAACCGGGCCTCCACGGCATAGAACGCACGTGCGGAGCGTCTACGTGACCGAGTCGAGGGAGGAGAAGACGACCACGTTGGAGAGGTAGCTCTTGGCGGATTGGTCGAAATCGCCGCCACAGGTGACCACCTGCAGGGTTGCGCCGCCGCGGGGGCCGAACACGAGTTGGTCGGGGAATTGGGATTTGAGGTACATGCGCACGTCGGTGACCTTGAAATGGGCGGTCTTGCCGTCTGCGCGGGTCACATCGATCATGTCACCGGCCTTGACCTTCTTGAGGGAGAAGAACACGCCGGTGCCCTTGTAGGAGTCGACGTGGCCGAGGATGACCGCGGAGCCCTGCTCGCCGGGGGCGGGGCCCTGCTGATACCAGCCTGCCTGCTGATAGTCCGCGGGGACCTGGACCGAGTCATCGGTGTTGCGGCCCAGCGAGATCAGTGAACCGGAGGCCTTGATCGAGGAGATCGTGAACGACGTCGGAGTCGAGCGGCTGATCGCCGCCGCCGTCTTCACACCGGTGGTCGATGATGCCGCCGTCGTGGTTGACGCCGAGGTCGTCTTGTCGGAAGACGTGCAGCCCGCGACGAGGGTCGCGACAATCGCCACCGCTGCGGCGAGAGCAACGAGCGGTGTGCGACGGATTCTCCGCGTGCTCAGGGTGTTCGCGTCCGAGGGAATCACTGTGCACTCACCGCGTGCGCCATGCCGCCCGCACCGGTTTCCGGCGCGCCCTTCGGGATGACGTAACCGCCCGCCGGGACCTGATCGGTGACCGCCGTGCCGCCACCGATACCGACGGTCGCGGCCGGGGGAATTGTCATGCCGTACACCGTGTCCGCCCCGGCGGCACCAGCGCCGGCTGCCAGCAGGTCGATGCCGCCCAAACCACCGGCCTGCACGCCCGCTCCGGTCTGCACACCACCGCTGGCGTTTCCGCCGACCTGCACACCGCCACCGGTTTGCACACCGCCACCCGCGGTCCCGCCGACTTGCACCCCACCACCGGTCTGCACTCCACCGCCCGCGTTTCCACCGACCTGCACACCACCTCCGGTTTGCACACCGCCACCCGCAGTCCCACCGACCTGCACACCACCACCGGTCTGCACACCACCGCCCGCGTCCCCGCCGCCCTGCACACCACCCCCGGATTGCACTCCACCACCCGCGTTTCCACCGACCTGCACACCACCGCCAACGGTCCCGCCGGTCTGCACGCCGCCCCCGAGATCCCCGTTGCCGCCGCCCTGGATACCGCCTCCGGCGGTCCCGCCGCCCTGCCCATCGCCCCCGGTCTGCACACCGCCGCCGACCTGAACACCACCCCCGGCGTTCCCGCCGGGAGTCGCGCCGACGCTCGGTTGCACCGTCGCACCGGCATTGCCGCCGAGCCCGCCCCCGGCATGCACGTCGATGCCGAGTCCGACTCCGCCGCCGCCCGCCGCACCCGGTGCCGTGGTGCCGCCCCCGGCGTTCGCCCCGCCATTGCCGCCGATGCCGACGTCGACGCCCAGACCGATGCCCGGTGCGGGTGTCGTGGTCGTGGCGGGATCCGCGACGGCCGGGGACGCGCAAAGCGCAACCGCAGCCACAACGGCCGCCACGACCGTGAATGTCCTTGCCGACATGATGAATTCACTTCCAGACGTTGAAACCCGACACCCTTCTTTCGAATGTATCGGGCCTTGTGTTACCTCGATCCGCTCGAAATTACGAAAGCTATGGCAATCCGGGAGCAATCCATACTGGACGTTTGCTCAATCACCTACATGCCCCTATCCGATCCACCCCTGGTGTCCAGATGTGCCAGTTTCCTCACCACCTCGACCGTGACGGCCTGCTGACCGGCCAGGGTCAGGTGCACGCCGTCATCGAGATGCAACCCGACGCCCGAGGAGGGCATGGTGACCGAAAGAGCATCAGCGGCCGGCTCCGGCTGGGCGTACATGATGCGTGCGGTGTCCGCCATATCGGCTGTGGCCCAAGAGATTCCAGCCCGTTGAAAATGCGGGAAGGCGGCAGCGCGGCCCTCGTCCACCGCTGTGGGAGTGAGCCAGACCCATTGCGCGGAGGTCAGTTCCAGCGCTCGGTCGCGCAGCAGAAGCAGGTTGCGGGCGGTCTCGGCGGCACTGACCAGCCTGGTCCGGGCGCTCCCCAGACGCTGCGCGTCATTGGCGCCGAGCTGGCACAGCACCCAGTCGGGACGCTGGAAGCCCAGGGCGGGCAGCATCGTCAGCGCTTGCGTGGTGGAGCAACCGGTGACGGCCGCATTCGTCAGCTTTACGGCGTCGCCGGGACGGCGGACGGCAAGTAGTTCACGCAGAATCTCGAACCAGGACAGACGATCTGCGGTGGAGCTCTCCCCCAGTGCCAGTACATGCTGGCCCAGCTCGAACGGCAGTCGATCCACCTGCGCCGCGAACTGCGCGTCTTCCAATAGCGCCTCGGCGGCGCGGCGGGCCTGATCGGCGAATCCCGCACGCAGGTCACGGTATTGGAGGAGATCCAGGCCGAAGAGTCCGGCAATACGGGCGTCGTCGAGCCCATTCACATAGGGCAGCGCCTTCTCCGGCTGCTGGAACCGCACCAATTTCTCGATCAACTCGGCGTTCACGGGGTTGCTCCCATTCATTTCGGACGGCGCCGTCGTCCGAAATGACCTCGCGCCAGAGGTCAGGGGACGATCGGCGTGGTGATATTGCGCTGCAATCGTTCGAGCAGACTCACGAGGGTGTCGATCTCGGCGTCACTGAATCCGGTACGCAGGCGCTGATCGTGGGCGGTGGCCGCACCGGCGAGCTGGCGGAACAGACTTTCGCCGTC encodes the following:
- a CDS encoding NAD-dependent epimerase/dehydratase family protein, whose translation is MRILVTGGAGFLGSHLTDALLDRGDEAVVLDDMSTGNPANLRPARPGLTIVHADVRAPLLLDGPFDAVAHLASPASPPDYLRRPVFTLTTGALGTQQVLEFAARKHARVVLASTSEVYGDPEIHPQTENYWGNVNSVGPRAVYDEAKRYAEALTTAFGDSRGVDTGIVRIFNTYGPRLRPEDGRVVSNFIAQALEGRPLTVYGDGNQTRSLCYVDDLVRGLIAMIDARGERGPINLGNPVEMSVRAIADLVLRLTGSPSGLEWRPLPIDDPVRRRPDITRAAERLGWQPATAVVTGIERTITWQRDNHPTARVHPSSAVPLAS
- a CDS encoding glycosyltransferase family 2 protein codes for the protein MTNSLTLEPAAEAVESYVRRISGGAVRTIEPSGPVFAQPIPQRRRTRARTFAPALGIRARLAVVVGTLAWAIVIALFWVWWMQPQHRLGLVGFVVTTLLVAYVTLLPIYFLITVNRLRRVWTGRAVPPLRVAMVVTKAPSEPWPMVRKTLQAMLSQRYPHRFDIWLADEDPQPEVLEWTRRHGIRVSTRRGVEEYQRTIWPRRRRCKEGNLAWFYDNWGYRDYDVVSQLDADHVPDSGYLAAMVRPFADPAIGYVAAPSICDSNVRTSWAVRGRLFHEATFHGPHQLGHNGGLSPVGIGSHYAVRTAAVRSIGGLGPELAEDFSTSYLLTIAGWSSAFAIDAEAHGEGPATFAAMLTQEFQWSRSLSTELLELMPRTLRLLPWGLRLRFGFALLYYPLSVLTAAAGVLMPAVAAVTGNSWVSINYGVFIGFVVAQGVCLMSIVAVVRRARLLRPVNAPLLSWEQALYIFAKWPFNAWGVLAAVAQRFSPRPLDFKVTPKDVAVQAMPVRLAAPYLLFASLLALSADIGMRTGGPVGYIGLCALGALTYLTVAASVVSLHAREAARLTGATHTGSALVWRPLLAVALAVPLVSFTVGAFPVFALKEFSA
- the galE gene encoding UDP-glucose 4-epimerase GalE, with translation MKPGTVLVTGGGGFIGSHTVVALQERGHQVVVVDDHSTSSPLALDRVAAISGVAPLLYSLDLNDRAALDRVFEAHPIDAVIHFAARKAVGESTEIPLEYFDVNLGGTTSLLRTMDVHGVDRLVFSSSCSIYGDGAPDGTPLTETTPARPTNPYAWSKWVCEQMIEQGCTFHPALRAISLRYFNPIGAHPSGLLGEDPLGEPRNVMPHLMQVATGRRPELIVYGQDYPTPDGTAIRDYIHVSDVAAGHLAALGHIDDAPGHRVVNLGTGQGTSVLALRAAVARATGHPISYSVRDRRTGDVAALIADADKAHREWGWHAHHDLADMCRDAWKFTRTNPHGYVR
- a CDS encoding UDP-glucose dehydrogenase family protein, with the translated sequence MTKLTVLGTGYLGATHAACMAELGHEVLGVDIDEGKIAKLQEGQVPFFEPELEEVLQRNIKAGRLRFSTSYREAAEWGAAHFLCVGTPQKRGEYAADLRYVESVIDELAPHITEPAVIYGKSTVPVGTAARLGERARALSPAGERLEVAWNPEFLREGFAVGDTLHPDRLVVGIDPQRPGRAEELIREIYATAIAAQTPFLVTDLATAELVKVAANAFLATKISFINAMAELCEAADADVTVLADAIGHDARIGRRFLNAGLGFGGGCLPKDIRAFMARAGELQAHQALTFLREVDNVNMRRRTRMVELTRETFDGSLIGTRLAVLGAAFKPDSDDVRDSPALNVAGQLQLQGANVTVYDPQAMDNARALFPTLEYATSLTEACAGADAVLVLTEWQQFRELDPAALADLVRSTRMLDGRNCLDAQRWTAAGWTYRGLGRY
- a CDS encoding right-handed parallel beta-helix repeat-containing protein → MIESRSLLILIAVVLTAVALTGIDRVEAVDGRHDFYLSNSGDDGADGRTPGTAWRTLERLARQSLEPGVRVLLEGGDTFEGTLRLGASDAGDARRPVWIGSYGTGRAVVAAGAGPGVLVQDTGGVRVGDLTIVGTGGGAADGVTVYTDRPGTRPSGVVFEDLEVSGFRNGVSIGATRSDSGFHGVQVRRVVARDNRESGVTTYGPAFDAGAPVYVNTDITVSEVVAYRNLGDPAAQVNTGNGIVLGSVSDGRVVGSVAYENGAQSVASEGPYGIWTYDSTGVVIERNISHHNRTGGADGGGFDLDQNTSHCVLQHNLSYANDGPGYLLFSNAANRANTGNVVRFNSSVDDGRRGDFYGGVTIMGGLSGPASTTGVFDAQVYGNAVTVGRSAAKTPPVVRIAGTLGGVVVYDNVFTAYDDADLVEAENFTVEGITLRANTYHSPSPAVGWAGNRYATTADWHSATGQH
- a CDS encoding TetR/AcrR family transcriptional regulator, yielding MPKANSPPEPSEPRRRRLPPAQRRAEIVDTAGRLIASTGVRNLTLRSVADELGVATGLISHYFVSIDDLVTEGFAHAGTGSLDAWDAYARVAQAPVDQLRRLLDYRRHREEFPVPLLWVDGWQAAYSEPHMRKEVVRQMDHARAIISRIISDGVDAGQFSTTDVRGSATRILATAHAVTIQAVMQTDEQFLLVADFVLATAERELGLSPHTLETDH
- a CDS encoding response regulator transcription factor, with the protein product MIQIFIVDDNNVALAGLKSFLRNNRSLIVTGEARDMTGALKAIDPKSVDIAIVGLDLPDGSGIELCRRLQVEFPGIKCVIFSAPADAETLTRAALAGAFGYLTSNLPGETILQAMHMVSAGRLAFDQRLIEILIRHVRQSAAIESALRELTFRELELFNSVSDGHSSQQIAERIGIAEKTVRNNLTKLYAKLGVENRNELVALSAKLREGLIQPQLCNNPRGTRSAA
- a CDS encoding class F sortase, which gives rise to MAIVATLVAGCTSSDKTTSASTTTAASSTTGVKTAAAISRSTPTSFTISSIKASGSLISLGRNTDDSVQVPADYQQAGWYQQGPAPGEQGSAVILGHVDSYKGTGVFFSLKKVKAGDMIDVTRADGKTAHFKVTDVRMYLKSQFPDQLVFGPRGGATLQVVTCGGDFDQSAKSYLSNVVVFSSLDSVT
- a CDS encoding SGNH/GDSL hydrolase family protein, coding for MNAELIEKLVRFQQPEKALPYVNGLDDARIAGLFGLDLLQYRDLRAGFADQARRAAEALLEDAQFAAQVDRLPFELGQHVLALGESSTADRLSWFEILRELLAVRRPGDAVKLTNAAVTGCSTTQALTMLPALGFQRPDWVLCQLGANDAQRLGSARTRLVSAAETARNLLLLRDRALELTSAQWVWLTPTAVDEGRAAAFPHFQRAGISWATADMADTARIMYAQPEPAADALSVTMPSSGVGLHLDDGVHLTLAGQQAVTVEVVRKLAHLDTRGGSDRGM